A region from the Flexibacter flexilis DSM 6793 genome encodes:
- the recO gene encoding DNA repair protein RecO, with product MKLEKTRGIVLGYVRYSETSIVVRIYTDMFGTQAYIVNGVRSAKLKTNKIALYQPLTVLDLVVYQSEKTDSLQRISEARCPVVWANISTNFLKTTIALFLAEVLDLVLQQEAPNPELFDFLVNSLRVFDLQTHEIENFHLRFLLKLTRFLGFAPSSADDIYNLIYKAEFQSWRTIIPAQEQAILAHLIHSQYTDELLINNHIRRHLLDQILLFYENNLQNWRKLRSIEVLRSL from the coding sequence ATGAAGTTAGAAAAAACGCGCGGCATTGTATTGGGCTACGTTCGGTATAGCGAAACCTCCATTGTCGTGCGGATTTACACGGATATGTTCGGGACGCAGGCCTACATTGTAAATGGCGTGCGTTCGGCCAAGTTAAAAACCAATAAAATAGCACTGTATCAACCACTTACGGTCTTGGATTTGGTGGTATATCAGTCCGAAAAAACAGACAGCCTTCAGCGAATCAGCGAGGCGCGTTGCCCAGTGGTGTGGGCTAATATTTCTACCAATTTTTTAAAAACAACAATTGCATTATTTTTGGCTGAGGTGCTGGATTTGGTGTTACAGCAAGAAGCCCCCAACCCAGAGTTGTTCGATTTTTTGGTCAATTCTTTACGCGTTTTTGATTTGCAAACGCACGAAATTGAGAATTTTCATTTGCGTTTTTTGCTCAAATTAACCCGATTTTTAGGGTTTGCGCCTTCTTCCGCCGACGATATTTATAATCTTATTTACAAGGCAGAATTTCAGTCGTGGCGCACCATTATTCCCGCACAAGAACAGGCTATTTTAGCGCATTTAATTCACTCGCAATACACCGATGAGTTGCTAATAAATAACCACATACGCAGACATTTGCTTGACCAAATCTTGCTTTTTTATGAAAATAATTTACAAAACTGGCGAAAATTACGTTCGATTGAAGTGCTAAGAAGTTTGTAA